One Thioalbus denitrificans genomic window carries:
- a CDS encoding NUDIX hydrolase, translated as MAQVYAVVYDENGRVLMAFKKAKGEYFHGEKTTPTTLNSAGQLVVPGGGLEFGESIADGSRREFREETGVDILKYADLVATKKFSKGAFGVGYYKVSADYEWALENDINGNILNRHNSDDELHQVGWLSHSQAVKTLKSGFSDKFVGKDDIMALKKRSKYAFDLSWYVIAIENYPYGKQTMNL; from the coding sequence ATGGCACAGGTCTATGCGGTCGTATACGACGAGAACGGGCGCGTCCTGATGGCCTTCAAGAAGGCGAAGGGCGAGTATTTCCATGGCGAGAAAACGACGCCCACGACTCTCAACTCGGCGGGCCAGCTCGTTGTCCCGGGCGGCGGGCTGGAGTTCGGAGAGAGCATCGCCGACGGCTCGCGGCGGGAGTTTCGCGAGGAGACCGGCGTGGACATCCTGAAGTACGCGGACCTGGTGGCCACGAAGAAGTTCTCCAAGGGCGCCTTCGGAGTGGGCTATTACAAGGTGAGCGCGGATTACGAGTGGGCGCTGGAGAATGACATAAACGGTAACATTCTGAACCGCCACAACAGCGACGACGAGCTTCACCAGGTGGGTTGGCTATCACACTCCCAGGCCGTGAAGACGCTGAAAAGCGGCTTCTCGGACAAGTTCGTGGGCAAGGACGACATCATGGCGCTCAAGAAAAGGAGCAAGTACGCCTTCGATTTGAGCTGGTACGTGATCGCTATCGAGAATTATCCATACGGCAAGCAAACGATGAATCTGTAA
- a CDS encoding ankyrin repeat domain-containing protein gives MKAMVVLVALVLSIACAKADTDAMFDAIRHGDVAAVKQLVAEGEPVNPTGRESMFPILWAATFGDVAIAKYLLENGAMPDPLQDNAPLQSACMNGYVDIAAALIRHGADPNRVDPDSRDGMTCLMRAVSAGSPELVRVLLTNGADVSMRDKQGRTAMDISSDLRNRQEQIGAILDSEVQHNVGAPRR, from the coding sequence ATGAAGGCTATGGTGGTGCTTGTTGCGCTTGTGCTGAGCATAGCGTGCGCGAAGGCCGATACCGATGCCATGTTCGATGCCATCCGTCACGGAGATGTTGCTGCCGTGAAGCAGTTGGTGGCTGAAGGAGAGCCGGTTAATCCGACGGGCAGGGAGTCCATGTTCCCGATCCTCTGGGCGGCAACCTTCGGTGACGTCGCGATCGCGAAATACCTGCTCGAGAACGGGGCGATGCCAGACCCGCTGCAAGACAATGCACCTTTGCAGTCTGCATGCATGAACGGATACGTGGACATTGCCGCTGCACTCATCAGGCACGGCGCGGATCCGAACCGGGTAGACCCCGATTCCCGTGACGGCATGACCTGTCTCATGCGTGCTGTCAGTGCCGGAAGTCCGGAGCTTGTGAGGGTTCTGTTGACGAATGGAGCGGATGTTAGCATGCGTGACAAGCAGGGAAGAACCGCTATGGACATCAGCAGCGATCTCCGAAATCGGCAAGAGCAGATTGGAGCGATCCTCGATTCTGAAGTCCAGCACAACGTCGGCGCGCCTCGCAGGTGA
- a CDS encoding transposase, with translation MYLPGVPCHVVQRGNNRDACFFAEEDYRFYLECLGSAARRYRVAVHAYVLMTNHVHILMSPEEEAGVSRVVQSVGRRYVQYVNRTYRRSGTLWEGRHKSSLVQVEAYFLSCQRYIELNPVRAGMVRHPGDYRWSSYHHNALGHHDSLIRPHLLYQGLGCNKGTRHVAYRELFDIELPPEDIHRIRKAATFSMPLGDNRFREQVESALNRRIGQTYRGRPRKGE, from the coding sequence ATGTATTTACCGGGCGTTCCCTGTCATGTCGTCCAGAGAGGCAACAACAGGGATGCCTGCTTCTTCGCGGAAGAGGACTACCGCTTCTATCTTGAGTGCCTCGGTTCGGCGGCGAGGCGATACCGGGTTGCCGTGCACGCCTATGTGCTCATGACCAACCATGTGCACATCCTCATGAGTCCGGAGGAAGAGGCGGGCGTGTCGCGGGTCGTTCAGTCTGTCGGACGCCGCTACGTTCAGTACGTCAACCGCACATACAGGCGTTCGGGCACCCTCTGGGAGGGAAGGCATAAGTCGAGCCTGGTCCAGGTGGAAGCCTACTTTTTGTCCTGCCAGCGATATATCGAACTGAATCCGGTTCGGGCCGGGATGGTCCGGCATCCGGGTGACTACCGCTGGAGCAGCTACCATCACAACGCCTTGGGGCATCACGATTCGCTCATCAGACCCCATTTGCTGTACCAGGGCCTGGGCTGTAACAAGGGTACTCGGCACGTTGCCTATCGCGAACTCTTCGATATCGAACTGCCGCCTGAGGATATCCACCGCATCCGCAAAGCGGCCACATTTTCGATGCCACTCGGCGACAACCGTTTTCGGGAGCAGGTTGAGTCGGCGCTCAATCGGCGCATCGGACAGACATACAGGGGTCGCCCCCGCAAGGGAGAATGA
- a CDS encoding GNAT family N-acetyltransferase — protein MTDLRQHAGPVFPVIRPAEAADFDSILALNARVVVETSPMDRERLGLLDGMADYHRVATVAGRVAGFLLAMREDAPYENDNHRWFAARLPRFLYVDRIVVGAEFAGRGIGSRLYRDLFDHARAGGVPLIACEYNIEPLNAASRAFHDRFGFREAGRQHVADGAKLVSLQTAEVGR, from the coding sequence ATGACGGACTTGCGGCAGCATGCCGGGCCGGTGTTTCCTGTCATCCGCCCGGCGGAGGCGGCGGATTTCGATTCCATTCTCGCCCTGAACGCCCGCGTGGTGGTGGAGACCAGCCCCATGGACCGGGAGCGGCTGGGGCTGCTGGATGGGATGGCGGACTATCACCGGGTGGCCACCGTGGCGGGGCGGGTGGCGGGGTTTCTCCTGGCCATGCGGGAGGATGCCCCCTACGAAAACGACAACCACCGCTGGTTCGCCGCGCGCTTGCCCCGCTTTCTCTACGTGGACCGGATCGTGGTGGGCGCGGAGTTCGCCGGGCGGGGCATCGGCAGCCGGCTCTACCGGGATCTCTTCGACCATGCCCGCGCCGGCGGTGTGCCCCTCATCGCCTGTGAGTACAACATCGAGCCCCTGAATGCCGCTTCCCGTGCCTTTCACGACCGGTTCGGGTTCCGGGAGGCGGGCCGACAGCACGTGGCTGACGGCGCCAAGCTCGTGTCACTGCAGACGGCGGAGGTCGGCCGCTGA
- a CDS encoding DUF4386 domain-containing protein, which yields MTVQGTTGPSRRTLARTTGLLYLVIIVCGISSEVLVRSLLIVAGDAAATAANIQAAPGLFRLGFAFDALMLLCDVAVAVLFYVLLRPAGRTLALMAAAFRLTQAAVLGLNLLHYHAAVLLLEGAAYTAALPPLQGNALALFLLDLHSHGYDLGLIFFGLSCLALGRLVVRSGDFPVAFGHGLVAAGAVYLVGSFSRFLFPDLAPALAPLYIVPLVVETAFALWLAIRGVRSCPAGAPSADRG from the coding sequence TTGACGGTTCAAGGGACAACCGGGCCCTCCCGGCGCACCCTGGCGAGAACGACCGGACTGCTCTACCTGGTCATCATCGTCTGCGGCATCTCCAGCGAGGTGCTGGTCCGCTCCTTGCTCATCGTGGCGGGGGACGCCGCCGCCACCGCCGCCAACATCCAGGCCGCCCCTGGGCTGTTCCGCCTCGGCTTTGCCTTCGATGCCCTCATGCTGCTGTGCGACGTGGCTGTCGCCGTGCTTTTCTACGTGCTGCTCAGGCCGGCCGGCAGGACGCTCGCACTGATGGCGGCCGCCTTCCGCCTCACCCAGGCCGCCGTGCTGGGGCTCAACCTGCTCCACTACCACGCCGCCGTGCTGCTCCTGGAGGGCGCCGCCTACACGGCGGCATTGCCGCCGCTCCAGGGAAATGCCCTGGCGCTTTTCCTGCTGGATCTCCACAGCCACGGCTACGACCTCGGGCTGATCTTCTTCGGCCTCTCCTGCCTCGCCCTCGGGCGGCTGGTGGTGCGCTCGGGCGATTTTCCCGTAGCGTTCGGGCACGGGCTTGTGGCGGCGGGCGCGGTCTACCTGGTGGGCAGCTTCTCCCGGTTCCTCTTCCCGGACCTGGCGCCCGCCCTCGCGCCCCTCTACATCGTGCCCCTGGTGGTGGAGACCGCCTTCGCCCTGTGGCTCGCCATCCGGGGTGTGCGCAGCTGCCCTGCGGGCGCGCCATCGGCGGACCGGGGGTGA
- a CDS encoding cupin domain-containing protein, with protein sequence MSKTTATYWNTLDPDARERWAPVRGLEGMAEELTLSLDPETGEYTRLTRFLPGADTAAFGGKSHPYPEEVFVVSGRLHDAAFDLWLEAGHYASRPPGEPHGPFRTDTGCVVLEISFPGRTG encoded by the coding sequence ATGAGCAAGACCACCGCCACCTACTGGAACACCCTGGACCCGGACGCACGGGAGCGCTGGGCGCCCGTCAGGGGCCTGGAGGGCATGGCCGAGGAGCTGACCCTGAGCCTCGATCCGGAGACGGGCGAATACACGCGGTTGACCCGTTTTCTGCCGGGGGCGGACACCGCGGCCTTCGGCGGCAAGAGCCATCCCTACCCCGAGGAGGTGTTCGTCGTCAGCGGGCGCCTCCACGACGCGGCCTTCGATCTGTGGCTGGAAGCGGGCCACTACGCGAGCCGGCCGCCGGGAGAGCCGCACGGGCCGTTCCGGACCGACACCGGCTGCGTCGTGCTGGAGATCTCCTTCCCGGGCCGCACCGGATGA
- a CDS encoding ester cyclase, which translates to MSADLERMKVQVRRFYAVLWDARDKAAIPSVLHEDCAFRGSLGDEKRGHAGFAEYVDRVHAALGEYRCSIRDLVAEGDRVFARMRFAGIHRGEFLGYPPTGERIAWDGCALFTFRGERIAEVWVLGDLKGLERRLEAARR; encoded by the coding sequence ATGAGCGCGGACCTGGAGCGGATGAAGGTGCAGGTTCGCCGCTTCTACGCGGTGCTGTGGGACGCCCGCGACAAGGCGGCCATCCCCTCGGTGCTGCACGAGGACTGCGCCTTCCGCGGCTCCCTGGGGGACGAGAAGCGGGGCCACGCCGGGTTCGCCGAGTACGTGGACCGGGTGCACGCGGCGCTGGGCGAGTACCGTTGCAGCATCCGCGACCTGGTGGCGGAGGGCGACCGGGTGTTCGCCCGGATGCGCTTCGCGGGCATCCACCGCGGCGAGTTCCTGGGCTACCCGCCCACCGGCGAGCGGATCGCCTGGGACGGCTGCGCCCTGTTCACCTTCCGCGGCGAGCGCATCGCCGAGGTCTGGGTGCTGGGCGACCTGAAGGGCCTCGAGCGCCGGCTCGAGGCCGCCCGGCGCTGA
- a CDS encoding carbonic anhydrase gives MKRTVITACMALAAGAALADGSPHWGYTGDGGPAHWGELAPEYAVCGSGKNQSPVDLAGRTEAELEPIAFHYRAGAGTILNNGHAIQLDQAAGSAIAVNGHEYALKQFHFHAPGENRIDGRTYPMEAHLVHADRDGNLAVIAVMFEEGAPNSALEQAWAELPGRAGESRTLPAAVDVRALLPASRDYYRYSGSLTTPPCTEGVLWLVMKQPVTVSRAQVEAFAHVMHHPNNRPLQALNARAVLQ, from the coding sequence ATGAAACGAACCGTGATCACCGCCTGCATGGCGCTGGCGGCCGGCGCCGCCCTGGCCGACGGCAGCCCCCACTGGGGATACACCGGCGACGGGGGGCCGGCCCACTGGGGCGAGCTCGCTCCCGAGTACGCCGTCTGCGGCTCCGGGAAGAACCAGTCGCCCGTGGACCTCGCCGGCCGCACCGAGGCGGAGCTCGAGCCGATCGCCTTCCATTACCGGGCCGGGGCCGGAACGATCCTCAACAACGGCCATGCCATCCAGCTGGACCAGGCCGCGGGCAGCGCCATCGCCGTGAACGGCCACGAGTACGCGCTGAAGCAGTTCCACTTCCACGCCCCCGGCGAGAACCGCATCGACGGCCGCACCTACCCGATGGAGGCCCACCTGGTCCATGCCGATCGGGATGGCAATCTGGCGGTGATCGCGGTGATGTTCGAGGAGGGCGCCCCGAACTCCGCCCTCGAGCAGGCCTGGGCGGAGTTGCCCGGCCGGGCCGGCGAGAGCCGCACCCTGCCCGCCGCCGTGGATGTCCGGGCCCTGCTGCCCGCGAGCCGCGACTACTACCGCTACAGCGGCTCCCTCACCACGCCGCCCTGCACCGAGGGGGTCCTGTGGCTGGTGATGAAGCAGCCGGTGACGGTCTCCAGGGCCCAGGTCGAGGCGTTCGCCCACGTGATGCACCACCCCAACAACCGCCCGCTCCAGGCGCTCAACGCGCGCGCCGTGCTGCAGTGA
- a CDS encoding SDR family oxidoreductase, translating into MDRVMVITGASRGIGAATARLAAARGYAVCLNYLHSAGAATSLAGEIRAAGGRALAVAADVAVEAEVAELFRRVDGELGAVTALVNNVGVLETQMRVDQMDAARLNRIFATNITSAFLCAREAVRRMSTRHGGRGGAIVNVSSAASRLGSAGEYVDYAASKGAMDTLTLGLSREVAAEGIRVNAVRPAFIHTDIHASGGEPGRVERIRDSIPMGRGGEPGEVANAILWLLSDEASYATGTFIELAGGK; encoded by the coding sequence ATGGACAGGGTGATGGTCATAACCGGCGCGAGCCGGGGCATCGGCGCCGCGACCGCGCGGCTTGCCGCCGCCCGCGGCTACGCCGTCTGCCTGAACTACCTGCACAGCGCCGGTGCCGCCACGTCCCTGGCCGGGGAGATCCGCGCGGCCGGCGGCCGCGCGCTCGCCGTCGCCGCCGACGTTGCGGTGGAGGCGGAGGTGGCCGAGCTGTTCCGGCGGGTGGACGGGGAGCTGGGCGCCGTCACCGCGCTGGTCAACAACGTCGGGGTGCTGGAGACGCAGATGCGCGTCGACCAGATGGACGCCGCCCGCCTGAACCGGATCTTCGCCACCAACATCACCAGCGCCTTTCTCTGCGCGCGGGAGGCGGTGCGGCGCATGTCGACCCGCCACGGCGGCCGGGGCGGCGCCATCGTCAACGTCTCCTCGGCGGCGTCGCGGCTCGGCTCGGCGGGCGAGTACGTGGACTACGCCGCCTCCAAGGGGGCCATGGACACCCTCACCCTCGGCCTGTCGCGGGAGGTGGCCGCCGAGGGCATCCGCGTCAACGCCGTGCGCCCCGCCTTCATCCATACCGACATCCACGCCAGCGGCGGCGAGCCCGGGCGGGTGGAGCGCATCCGGGACTCCATCCCGATGGGGCGGGGCGGGGAGCCCGGCGAGGTGGCCAACGCCATCCTGTGGCTGCTCTCGGACGAAGCCTCCTACGCGACCGGGACCTTCATCGAACTCGCGGGCGGGAAGTGA
- a CDS encoding acyltransferase family protein, whose protein sequence is MPGEREGTARGGLWTRAGSLAAQAPARRNRYVDFLRAVSITVVVLGHWLMAAPYYAEGALQIGDLLRVVPWTRWLTWAFQVMPVFFMVGGYANAASWSSARRSGRTYAEWVAVRLRRLVAPLVLLLLFWTLLAAAGNQAGVQPVNIRVGSQAALIPVWFLSVYVLVVVAVPVTHRAWRRFGLASFWGLALGAVVVDLVGFTVFPLLRWVNYGFIWLAMHQLGYHWQAGGFATPARSLPWAALGLAVLAALVAVAGYPVSMVGVPGEEVSNSQPPTLALLALGLFHAGLLLGLQGPMRRWLERSGPWTFTVLVNGYIMTLYLWHLTAMVLVIGAANLLGGAGLGLFPGSGPWWATRPLWDLLLGLVLWPFLAVFARFEQGARGSAAAPLAPWRAVAGSILLCYGLASLARGGIGGDGPLGLRLWVVILALAGAALVLARRRPA, encoded by the coding sequence ATGCCCGGGGAGCGGGAGGGAACGGCACGCGGCGGACTCTGGACCCGGGCGGGGTCCCTGGCCGCGCAGGCACCCGCGCGGCGCAACCGCTACGTGGACTTCCTGCGCGCGGTCTCCATCACCGTGGTGGTGCTGGGCCACTGGCTGATGGCGGCGCCCTACTACGCGGAGGGGGCCCTGCAGATCGGCGACCTGCTGCGGGTGGTGCCCTGGACCCGCTGGCTCACCTGGGCCTTCCAGGTGATGCCCGTCTTCTTCATGGTGGGCGGCTACGCCAACGCCGCCTCCTGGTCCTCGGCCCGGCGCTCGGGCCGGACCTACGCCGAGTGGGTGGCGGTGCGGCTGCGGCGGCTGGTGGCGCCGCTGGTCCTGCTGTTGCTGTTCTGGACGCTGCTGGCGGCGGCGGGTAACCAGGCCGGCGTGCAGCCGGTCAACATCCGGGTCGGCTCCCAGGCCGCGCTCATCCCCGTGTGGTTCCTCTCGGTCTACGTGCTGGTGGTGGTGGCGGTCCCCGTCACCCACCGGGCCTGGCGCCGGTTCGGGCTCGCCTCCTTCTGGGGGCTGGCACTGGGCGCCGTGGTGGTGGACCTGGTGGGCTTCACGGTCTTCCCCCTGCTGCGCTGGGTCAACTACGGCTTCATCTGGCTGGCCATGCACCAGCTCGGCTACCACTGGCAGGCGGGCGGATTCGCCACCCCCGCCCGGTCGCTGCCCTGGGCGGCGCTGGGCCTGGCGGTGCTGGCGGCGCTGGTCGCCGTGGCCGGCTATCCGGTCAGCATGGTGGGGGTGCCGGGGGAGGAGGTCTCCAACAGCCAGCCGCCCACCCTGGCGCTGCTGGCGCTGGGGCTGTTCCACGCCGGGCTGCTGCTCGGCCTGCAGGGGCCCATGCGCCGCTGGCTGGAGCGCTCCGGCCCCTGGACCTTCACCGTGCTGGTGAACGGCTACATCATGACCCTCTACCTGTGGCACCTCACCGCCATGGTGCTGGTCATCGGCGCGGCCAACCTGCTCGGCGGCGCGGGGCTGGGGCTGTTTCCCGGCAGCGGCCCCTGGTGGGCGACCCGGCCGCTGTGGGATCTCCTCCTCGGGCTGGTGCTGTGGCCCTTCCTGGCGGTCTTCGCCCGCTTCGAGCAGGGGGCGCGGGGGAGCGCCGCGGCGCCGCTGGCGCCGTGGCGGGCCGTGGCCGGCTCGATCCTCCTCTGCTACGGGCTGGCCAGCCTGGCGCGCGGCGGCATCGGCGGCGACGGGCCGCTGGGCCTGCGCCTGTGGGTGGTGATCCTGGCCCTGGCGGGCGCGGCGCTGGTGCTGGCCCGCCGGCGCCCCGCCTGA
- a CDS encoding AMP-dependent synthetase/ligase — protein sequence MREPDLISCTEAITLPGLLQCRMARTPDLAAYREYDARQGGWRTWTWGEMGALVGRWQQALAAETLEPGDRVAILASNGVAWVACEQAALGLGLVVVPLYVADNPGNIAYLLADSGARFLLAGKSALWADLAPLRERFPDLRTVVCLEELEAASRPVQVRPASAWLPAEAAVPRTAPPDPDALATLVYTSGTTGPPKGVMLSHRNLLWNAEAAGRIIPTYHDDVFLSFLPLSHTLERTLGYYLPMLCGSQVAYARSVNTLAEDLRTIRPTVMISVPRIYERFHRAVRAKVRERGPFAERLLDRAVAVGWRRYQHGQGRGPAPGALDRLLWPLLRRLAAAPVLERLGGRLRVAISGGGPLDESIARFFLGLGLHLLQGYGLTETSPVITANAIDDNDPFSVGFPLPGLEVRTGAAGELLVRGPSVMQGYWGRAEATREAIDGEGWLHTGDVAELRDGRIFLRGRIKDILVTSTGEKIPRPDLEAAVLRDPLFTQVLAIGEARPYVALLTVLDPEQWRALAGELGLAPDDPAALRARPVTQAVLRRVNARLQDLPGYARVRAVHLSLEPWTVEAGLLTPTLKLKRHVLEERFEEAIRGLYADHG from the coding sequence ATGCGTGAACCCGACCTGATCAGCTGCACGGAGGCCATCACCCTGCCCGGATTGCTGCAGTGCCGGATGGCACGCACGCCGGACCTCGCCGCCTACCGGGAGTACGACGCCCGGCAGGGCGGGTGGCGCACGTGGACCTGGGGGGAGATGGGCGCCCTGGTGGGCCGCTGGCAGCAGGCCCTCGCCGCGGAGACGCTGGAGCCGGGCGACCGGGTGGCCATCCTGGCGTCCAACGGGGTGGCGTGGGTCGCCTGCGAGCAGGCGGCGCTGGGCCTGGGGCTGGTGGTGGTGCCCCTGTACGTGGCCGACAACCCCGGCAATATCGCCTACCTGCTCGCCGACAGCGGCGCGCGCTTCCTGCTGGCGGGAAAATCCGCCCTGTGGGCCGACCTCGCCCCCCTGCGGGAGCGTTTCCCGGATCTGCGCACGGTGGTCTGCCTGGAGGAGCTGGAGGCCGCATCCCGGCCGGTGCAGGTCCGGCCGGCCAGCGCCTGGCTGCCGGCGGAGGCGGCGGTGCCGCGGACCGCACCCCCCGATCCCGACGCCCTGGCCACCCTGGTCTACACCTCCGGCACCACCGGCCCGCCCAAGGGGGTGATGCTCTCCCACCGCAACCTGCTCTGGAACGCCGAGGCGGCGGGGCGCATCATCCCCACCTACCACGACGACGTCTTCCTCTCCTTCCTGCCCCTGTCCCACACCCTGGAGCGCACCCTGGGCTACTACCTGCCCATGCTGTGCGGCAGCCAGGTGGCCTACGCCCGCTCGGTCAACACCCTGGCCGAGGACCTGCGCACCATCCGCCCCACGGTGATGATCTCGGTGCCGCGCATCTACGAGCGCTTCCACCGGGCGGTGCGGGCCAAAGTGCGCGAGCGGGGCCCGTTCGCCGAGCGGCTGCTGGACCGGGCGGTGGCGGTGGGCTGGCGGCGCTACCAGCACGGCCAGGGCCGCGGGCCGGCGCCGGGAGCGCTGGACCGGCTCCTGTGGCCCCTGCTGCGCCGGCTGGCGGCGGCCCCGGTGCTGGAGCGCCTCGGCGGGCGGCTGCGGGTGGCCATCAGCGGCGGCGGGCCGCTGGACGAGTCCATCGCCCGCTTCTTCCTGGGGCTGGGGCTGCACCTGCTCCAGGGCTACGGGCTGACGGAGACCTCCCCGGTCATCACCGCCAACGCCATCGACGACAACGACCCGTTCTCGGTGGGATTCCCGCTGCCCGGGCTGGAGGTGCGCACCGGCGCCGCGGGCGAGCTGCTGGTGCGCGGCCCCAGTGTGATGCAGGGCTACTGGGGACGCGCCGAGGCGACCCGGGAGGCCATCGACGGCGAGGGCTGGCTCCACACCGGCGACGTGGCGGAGCTGCGCGACGGCCGGATCTTCCTGCGCGGGCGCATCAAGGACATCCTGGTGACCTCCACGGGTGAGAAGATACCCCGTCCCGACCTGGAGGCGGCGGTGCTGCGCGATCCCCTCTTCACCCAGGTGCTGGCCATCGGCGAGGCGCGCCCCTACGTGGCCCTGCTGACGGTGCTCGACCCGGAGCAGTGGCGCGCCCTCGCCGGGGAGCTGGGCCTGGCGCCCGACGACCCGGCCGCGCTGCGGGCCAGGCCGGTGACCCAGGCGGTCCTGCGGCGGGTCAACGCCCGGCTCCAGGACCTGCCCGGCTACGCCCGGGTGCGGGCGGTGCACCTGTCGCTGGAGCCGTGGACGGTGGAGGCGGGCCTGCTCACGCCCACCCTGAAGCTGAAGCGCCACGTGCTGGAGGAGCGCTTCGAGGAGGCCATCCGCGGCCTCTACGCGGACCACGGCTGA
- a CDS encoding carbon-nitrogen hydrolase family protein — protein sequence MATHDISRRGFTRWLAGGLLAGACPELALAGAVKPAPPVRLRAAAIQMTPKLADVEANLAQAEQLVRAARQQGAEWIILPEMFTTAAAFHPDMLAAIRPVDGAPARLLQRLARELDAVVGGSFLARHGDSVHNTFLLVFPDGSAQRHDKDYPTYWENCYYRGGEDDGVLETPLGDVGSALCWELIRTGTARRLLGRVRLVVGGSCWWTLPDGDNGDSPFRAANLAMARTAAPRLARMLGVPVVHGAHAGPFNGFYSPELPDVAYDSTYLGEAMIVDARGDVLARRPAADGAGVVVADVDLPAAAAPLEPVPDRFWIPEEMPEPWKASWERWFGKGGHYYAAVTEPFLRTGEVNEYVPEYLL from the coding sequence ATGGCGACTCACGACATCAGCCGGCGCGGCTTCACCCGCTGGCTCGCCGGCGGCCTGCTGGCGGGCGCCTGCCCGGAGCTGGCCCTGGCCGGCGCCGTCAAGCCGGCCCCGCCCGTGCGGCTGCGCGCCGCCGCCATCCAGATGACACCGAAGCTCGCCGACGTGGAGGCGAACCTGGCCCAGGCCGAGCAGCTGGTGCGCGCGGCCCGGCAACAGGGCGCGGAGTGGATCATCCTGCCGGAGATGTTCACCACCGCGGCGGCCTTCCACCCCGACATGCTCGCCGCCATCCGGCCCGTGGACGGCGCGCCCGCGCGGCTGCTGCAGCGCCTGGCCCGGGAGCTCGACGCCGTGGTCGGCGGCTCGTTCCTGGCCCGCCACGGCGACTCGGTCCACAACACCTTCCTGCTCGTCTTCCCCGACGGGTCGGCACAGCGGCACGACAAGGACTACCCCACCTACTGGGAGAACTGCTACTACCGGGGCGGCGAGGACGACGGGGTGCTGGAGACGCCGCTGGGCGACGTCGGCTCCGCCCTGTGCTGGGAGCTCATCCGCACCGGAACCGCGCGGCGCCTGCTGGGCCGCGTGCGGCTGGTGGTGGGCGGCTCCTGCTGGTGGACCCTGCCGGACGGGGACAACGGCGACAGCCCATTCCGGGCGGCGAACCTGGCCATGGCCCGGACCGCCGCGCCGCGGCTGGCGCGGATGCTCGGCGTGCCGGTCGTCCACGGCGCCCACGCCGGTCCCTTCAACGGCTTCTACAGCCCCGAGCTGCCCGACGTGGCCTACGACTCCACCTACCTGGGCGAGGCGATGATCGTCGACGCCCGGGGCGATGTCCTCGCCCGGCGGCCGGCCGCCGACGGCGCGGGGGTGGTGGTGGCGGATGTCGACCTGCCCGCGGCGGCCGCGCCCCTGGAGCCGGTCCCGGACCGGTTCTGGATCCCGGAGGAGATGCCCGAGCCCTGGAAGGCGTCCTGGGAGCGCTGGTTCGGCAAGGGCGGACACTACTACGCCGCGGTCACCGAGCCCTTCCTCCGGACCGGTGAGGTCAACGAATACGTCCCGGAGTACCTGCTCTGA
- a CDS encoding carbon-nitrogen hydrolase family protein, giving the protein MTRVAIVQVPPVFLDRERTIGKAAGLVDEAVAGGAELVIFPEAFIPGYPAWIWRLRPGGDWTLSEALHGRLLDNAVDLERGDLAPLQEAARRHRVSVVCGLNERDGRLGRATLYNTIVVIGPDGAVINRHRKLMPTNPERMVWGFGDASGLKVVETPAGRVGTLLCWENYMPLARYALYAQGIELYIAPTYDSGDDWIETLRHIAREGCCWVLGSGTVLRVRDLPGDFPERAGLYPEGEDWINPGDSVVIAPGGAIVAGPLRSEEGILQADIDPGRVGIARRTLDVVGHYARPDIFTLKVDTRPQSPVDLGGEG; this is encoded by the coding sequence ATGACCCGAGTGGCGATTGTGCAGGTTCCGCCGGTGTTCCTGGACCGGGAGCGGACCATCGGCAAGGCCGCCGGCCTGGTGGACGAGGCCGTGGCCGGCGGCGCGGAGCTGGTCATCTTTCCGGAAGCCTTCATCCCCGGCTACCCGGCCTGGATCTGGCGGCTGCGGCCCGGCGGCGACTGGACCCTGAGCGAGGCGCTGCATGGGCGGCTGCTGGACAACGCCGTGGACCTGGAGCGGGGCGACCTGGCCCCGCTCCAGGAGGCCGCCCGGCGCCACCGGGTCAGCGTCGTCTGCGGGCTGAACGAGCGCGACGGCCGGCTCGGCCGGGCGACCCTCTACAACACCATCGTCGTCATCGGCCCGGACGGCGCGGTGATCAACCGCCACCGCAAGCTGATGCCCACCAACCCGGAGCGGATGGTCTGGGGCTTCGGGGACGCCTCGGGGCTGAAGGTGGTGGAGACCCCCGCCGGCCGGGTGGGGACGCTGCTGTGCTGGGAGAACTACATGCCCCTGGCCCGCTACGCCCTCTACGCCCAGGGCATCGAGCTCTACATCGCCCCCACCTACGACAGCGGCGACGACTGGATCGAAACCCTGCGCCACATCGCCCGGGAGGGGTGCTGCTGGGTGCTGGGCAGCGGCACGGTCCTGCGGGTGCGCGACCTGCCCGGCGACTTCCCCGAGCGGGCCGGGCTCTACCCCGAGGGGGAGGACTGGATCAACCCGGGCGACTCGGTCGTCATCGCCCCGGGCGGGGCGATCGTCGCCGGCCCGCTGCGCAGCGAGGAGGGCATCCTCCAGGCCGACATCGACCCCGGGCGCGTGGGCATCGCCCGGCGCACCCTCGACGTGGTGGGCCACTACGCCCGTCCCGACATCTTCACCCTGAAGGTGGACACCCGGCCGCAGAGCCCGGTGGACCTCGGCGGCGAAGGCTGA